From Syngnathoides biaculeatus isolate LvHL_M chromosome 19, ASM1980259v1, whole genome shotgun sequence, a single genomic window includes:
- the zc2hc1a gene encoding zinc finger C2HC domain-containing protein 1A encodes MMDEFEDGEAPPVGELSQCNTCKRMFFPNVLERHSKICQKSASKRRKVFDSSRQRAAGTDIPTLKPLKPKAEPPRKPSNWRKKREDLIAALHASRATMRAMKKGAPLPPPPPPSYDPDLIQCPYCQRRFNENAAEGHIKFCQDQASRMGNRNKLANAKKTPTRAQYKPPTPVKKVNSAVSTIPSASSRLPQRSGLAQATGVPPIKASSGASVRTNTSGIMSPASGVGTKGRVMGSGYGSVRTTTPGRGQLNKKKQEDTSITRDAVNGSNDLDNDERKSKFCHSCGTRYPVESAKFCCECGIRRLCI; translated from the exons ATGATGGACGAATTCGAAG ATGGGGAAGCCCCTCCGGTTGGAGAGCTATCTCAGTGTAACACCTGTAAAAGAATGTTCTTTCCCAATGTCCTG GAGAGGCATTCCAAGATCTGCCAAAAGTCAGCATCCAAGCGGAGGAaggtttttgattccagcaggCAAAGAGCGGCCGGCACGGACATCCCCACCCTCAAACCTCTTAAACCGAAG GCAGAGCCCCCAAGGAAACCATCCAATTGGCGCAAGAAACGTGAGGACTTAATCGCGGCCCTCCACGCATCCAGGGCCACCATGAGGGCCATGAAGAAAGGTGCACCTTtgcccccacctcctcctccttcttatGACCCAG ACTTAATCCAGTGTCCCTACTGTCAGCGGCGCTTCAATGAAAATGCCGCCGAAGGGCACATTAAGTTCTGTCAGGATCAGGCTTCAAGGATGGGAAACAGGAACAAGTTGGCCAATGCCAAGAAAACTCCGACTCGCGCGCAG taCAAGCCCCCCACCCCTGTCAAGAAGGTCAACTCCGCAGTGTCAACCATCCCTTCGGCCTCTTCTCGTCTGCCTCAGAGATCAGGCCTTGCCCAAGCTACTG GAGTCCCTCCCATTAAGGCTTCCTCTGGAGCTTCTGTGAGGACAAACACATCAGGGATCATGAGTCCTGCTTCTGG TGTGGGAACAAAAGGCCGAGTAATGGGCTCTGGATACGGTTCAGTGAGGACCACTACGCCTGGAAGAGGACAACTGAacaagaagaaacaggaagacACTTCCATCACCAG GGATGCTGTCAACGGCAGTAACGATTTGGACAATGATGAGAGAAAGAGCAAGTTTTGTCACTCCTGTGGGACGAGGTACCCAGTAGAATCTGCAAAATTTTGCTGCGAGTGTGGCATCAGAAGGTTGTGTATCTAA